One window of the Spea bombifrons isolate aSpeBom1 chromosome 8, aSpeBom1.2.pri, whole genome shotgun sequence genome contains the following:
- the LOC128503520 gene encoding ficolin-1-B-like translates to MMGHSLMGGFIITAAWILATVCYAEDSCPEVKIIGVGDSEKLTILRGCPGAPGAPGLKGEPGEKGEKGSSGLPGKVGPPGQKGEIGANGIKGEKGEKGEPGASQPLYAARNCKELLDQGEILSDWYTIYPDGEQAMKVLCDMDTDGGGWIVFQRRWDGSVNFFRDWNSYKRGFGGRLNEFWLGNDNIQKITSTGKWELRVDLQDFETTKTFAKYSTFQVLGESEKYQLVLGAFQEGTAGDSMAGLNGVKFSTKDDDNDLYEEGSCSELYKGGWWYTKCHNANLNGLYLQGQHSSYANGINWSSGKGYNYSYKHCEMKIRPV, encoded by the exons ATGATGGGTCATTCACTCATGGGGGGCTTCATAATCACAGCCGCCTGGATCTTGGCCACAGTCTGCTACGCTGAAGATTCCTGTCCAG AGGTTAAGATAATAGGAGTTGGTGACTCTGAGAAGTTGACCATCCTGAGGGGGTGTCCGGGGGCTCCTGGAGCTCCTGGGCTAAAGGGGGAACCGGGAGAGAAAG GAGAAAAAGGATCATCGGGGTTGCCTGGAAAGGTTGGACCACCAGGACAAAAAG GTGAAATTGGTGCCAATGGAATCAAAGGAGAAAAAG GAGAGAAAGGGGAACCTGGAGCATCACAACCGTTATATG CTGCCAGGAACTGTAAGGAGCTCCTAGACCAGGGAGAGATCCTGAGTGACTGGTACACGATCTATCCAGATGGAGAACAAGCCATGAAAGTTCTGTGTGACATGGACACAGACGGAGGAGGGTGGATT GTTTTCCAAAGACGTTGGGATGGATCAGTAAATTTCTTCCGCGATTGGAATTCCTACAAAAGGGGGTTTGGTGGTCGGCTGAACGAGTTCTGGCTGGGGAACGACAATATTCAGAAGATAACATCCACTg GTAAATGGGAACTCCGTGTCGACCTACAAGATTTTGAAACTACAAAGACTTTTGCCAAATACTCGACCTTCCAAGTACTAGGAGAGTCTGAGAAGTACCAGCTAGTACTCGGAGCCTTTCAGGAGGGCACGGCAG gAGATTCTATGGCTGGTTTGAATGGTGTGAAATTCAGTACCAAAGACGACGACAATGATTTGTATGAAGAAGGAAGCTGCTCCGAACTTTACAAAGGGGGCTGGTGGTACACCAAATGCCACAACGCCAACCTGAATGGATTATATCTACAGGGGCAACACAGTTCCTACGCCAATGGCATTAACTGGTCCTCCGGCAAAGGCTACAACTACTCTTACAAGCATTGTGAGATGAAGATTAGACCTGTTTAA